GAAGCATCCATACCCATGAGGTTTGAAATCATGGTTTGAAATTCAAAAATGGATTGTAAGACCCCTTGAGAGAACTCAGATTGATAGGGTGTATAGGTTGTGACAAACTCTTCACGTGATGCGAGGTGTTTCACAACACTGGGTATAAAGTGCCGGTATGATCCTGCCCCTCTTAATACAGTTTTAAACACTGTATTTTGATCTTGAAAGCCCACCATTTTATCAAGGACTTCCATTTCACTTTGTCCCAGTGGTAAGTTTAATTCTCGATTCAATCGAACACTTTCAGGAATGGTGCTGAGTAAATCAGACCATGTCAGTCCAACTTCCTTTAGCATTTCCTCCTGTTGTGCTTTTGTATTCACAACATAATGTGCCATGCGGTATCCTCCCTACTCTTTTAAAGTGCTTTATATGCTTCTTCAGTCAATAATTCGTCGGTGTCGCTGATTCCTTCAACTCTCACAATCCATGCTTCCATTGGTTTTTCATTGATGAGTTCTGGTGTATCTGCAAGTGCTTCATTCACTTCAACGATTGTTCCGCTCACTGGCGCAAAGATTTCAGATACTGCTTTTACGGATTCGATATCACAAATCCCTTTCCCTCGTGTGATGACGTGTCCCACTTCTGGAAGTTCAATATAGACGATATCGCCTAATTCACCTTGTGCAAAATCTGTGATTCCGATTTTTGCACTGTCATCTTCGAGGAGTTCCACCCACTCGTGTGTCTTTGTATATTTTACTGTTTGTCCCATTTACTTGCCTCCTTTTTTTATAAATGGTAAAGTTACCGTCTTTAGTTCGATGAATTTCCCTCTGATTTCTACAAAAAGGTTTTCAACGTTTGTACCCGGGTCTAAAATTGCCATTCCGATCCCTTTTTCAAGGATGGGTGAATAGGTTCCCGATGTCACACATCCAACCCTAACCTCATCTTTATACACGTTTGCGCCTTCACGTGCAATCTGTCTGCCTTCAATTTCAAAGCCGATGAGTGTTTTTGCTGTGGATTGGGCTAATGCTTCCTGCCCTATAAATGGTTGTTTATCCAACGTCACAAACCGATTTAACCCTGCATCAAGGGGGGTGAGTGATTCTGTGAGTTCGTGTCCATAAAGTGGGAGGGCCGCTTCTAAGCGCAATGTATCGCGTGCTCCTAAGCCACAACAAACTGCACCCAATGCCTCAAGTTTGTCCCAAACCAAAGGTGCATCATCGTTTGAAAGATAAAGTTCAAACCCATCTTCTCCGGTATAGCCTGTTCGTGAGATTAAACAAGGTATGTTATCCTTCAGGTTAGTTTCTATAAATGTATAGAACTTCTCAGGAATTGTGTGGGTCATCGCGCGCATCAGTGCTTCACTGTGGGGACCTTGCACCGCAATCAATGCCGTCTGATCACTTTCGTCTACTAGTGTTACATCACCCCATTGATGATCAACCATCCACTTGAAATCTTTATCTTTATTGGATGCGTTCACGACCACCAAATACTCTGTATCTGATATGCAGTATATTAAGATATCATCCAGGGCAAACCCTGCTTCATTACACACTATGCCATACTTGATTCTACCGGGTTTAATCTTTGAGATGTCTGATGTAATCAAGTGATTTAAAAATCCTTTTGCATCCATGCCACGTACACGGATTTCTCCCATATGAGAGACATCAAACAACCCCACCCCTTCTCGTACTGCTTTGTGTTCTTTAATGATTCCCAAGGGATATTGAATGGGCATTTCATATCCTGCAAAGGGTGCCATTTTCGCATTATTTCTGACATGAACATCATACAATGGTGTTTTCTTTGCTTCCATAATTTCCTCCTGTACATAAAAAGGCGCATCTAAAATGATGCGCCCTCGTCCTTTTACCTGAAAGTTTCTCCAGATGGATTGCTTCTTCGGTGTAAAAACCTCTCCGAGGTCCCCATAAAAATACCGGTCTTGGTTGCCTGTAAGTTTACGCGCCTTGCCCCTTTGGCGATGGAAAATCCATACTCTCCCGGTATTCTCTTATACCTCAATTATATCGAAGATAGCCCAAAGGTCAATCGTTCAACTTGATTAATTTTTTCACGAAGTCTAACGTTTATTTTATTCGCTGCGAAGGGCGATAACAGCATCCCGTTTTGAGGCCATGCGTGCAGGAATGTGTCCCCCTAAAACTGTGAGGGTTGTGCTTAGAATAATCAGATAGATTGCGTAAACCGGATTCAGTTGTGCCACATTGTTTAAGCCTGCCATTTGATAGATTAGTGCATTGACTGGAATGGTAATCAGATAGGCAATGGTGATTCCCAACACCCCTGAGAACACTCCTAATATAAAGGTTTCTGCGTCAAATACTCGGGTAATATCTTTCTTTCGCGCACCCAATGCTTTTAAGATACCAATTTCTTTCGTTCTTTCTAATACCGATGTGTAAGTGATAATGCTGATCATAATCAGACTGACTACAAGTGAAATTGACGCAAAGGCTATCAGAACAATGGTAATCCCATCCATGATATTACGCGTCAAGGATGTGATGGTATCCGCAAGATTTGTATAAACAATGACGTTATCTTGACTGCGTCCACGATTGAACTCATCAATGGACTGGGAAATACGATCCGTCGCTTGGAAGTCTGTTGGATAAATCGTAATCATAAACGGTTTATTTGAACCCCCAATCAGCTGAAGTGTTTGTTCTTTCTCTTCATCCGTTAGTGGTTGTAATGTGAACACGCTGGTGTTTTTTGACATTTGTGCTGCAACGATTTGTGAATCCATTGAATTCTCAAGGATCACTTTACTGAGTTCATCAGAGTAAACAAGCCCTGAGCTCAAGAGGTTTATCGCACTGCCTTCTTGAAGTCGCACAATACCTGAAACTCTGAGGTTTATCGCACCTTGAGCATCACTCATTGCTTCAAGATTTTGTCTTGGCACAAATGTCCCTACTGCAGTTTCTTCATAGAATGCATCATTTGGAACCCAAGTCATTTCAAGGCCAACAATGTCATCGTAATCCATCGTTTCAACATCACTTGGTAATCCCAACGATTCCAACAATGACACATCAATGCGGTTTTGGCTGTCTACTACAAGGACCATGTCTGTATAAGTTGATGGGAATGATCCCGACAACAAGTCATAGCTTCGTTCAAAGAATGATTGTGTTTCTTGATTGTGTTGAATTGGGAAAGTTGATAAGCCCCCACCTCCTACACCACCTGAAGCACTGCTTCCAAGTGATACTGTTTGATACCCATCTGTTGCCTTACGAATGACGTTTAGGTTCATCAAGTAACCATATCCAATACTTGAAACATCCGCTGGACTCATTTGACTCACAAAATCTAAAAATGCATCATCGAAGTTGTTTTGGTGAACGATCGTCGACTCTGAAGCATCAAAGACATATAATTGATCCCCTACTTCACCATTGTTTTGATTTCCTTGTGACTCACGCAAAGCTTCTTCGCTTAAATTCACAGCACTTTGAGAAATGATGATGGGATATTCAGACAATGCATCGGTTTGAAACGCATCAATTTGCTTTTGAAATCCAGAAGACAAACTTAAAATCACAGCGATCCCAATAATTCCGATACTGGAAGCGAAAGATGTTAAAAAGGTTCTGCCTAATTTTGTACGAATGTTATTGAATGATAATTTGAGTGCTGTAAAGAAACTCATTTTCGTATGTTTGAGTTTGAAGCTGAGCGAATCAGGGCTTTCATCATAAGGATTTGAGTCACTGATTATTTTTCCATCTTCAAATTCAATAATTCGATCGGAATACGTATGCGCTAAATCTGGATTGTGGGTAACCATAATCACGAGTCGATCTTTTGCTTCATTACGGATAATATCCATAACCTCTTTAGATGTTGTGGTATCAAGTGCACCTGTTGGTTCATCACACAACAAGATTTCTGGATCATTCACAAGGGCTCTTGCAATCGCAACCCGTTGTTGTTGACCACCACTTAATTGATTTGGTTTCTTATGAACATGATCTTTCAGTCCGACACGTTCCAATACATCCAGTGCACGTTGTTTCTTTTCTTTCCCTTTTACACCACTTAACGTCATGCCCAGTTCAACATTATCCACAATCGTTAAGTGATGAATGAGGTTATAGCTTTGAAATACAAATCCAACAGAATTATTACGATAAGCATCCCAGTCTTTATCTTTAAAATCCTTGGTTGGTTTCCCTTTTATGATGAGATTCCCTGAATCATAGCGATCCAAACCCCCAATGATGTTCAGCGCAGTGGTCTTCCCAGACCCACTTTTCCCTAATACAGATACAAATTCTTGGTCACGAAAGGCAACAGTAATGCCATCTAAGGCAACCGTCACAATATCCCCTACTTTGTATGCTTTCTTAATATCCTTTAACCACAACATAAATAAGTCTCCTTTATCGGTAGAAATAGAATAGCACATTTTCTATTGTATTACTACAATAATACAATATTATTTTTTATACAAAAGTTTCCCACTAGGATTTAGAACAATTAAATCGTATAATACTTGCATAGTTAGGATGATACCACGATGAATTTTAACCTTCAAACACATGATGGATTCCAATTATTTGGACAATACTCACCCATAGACAATGCAAAAGGAACCCTGGTTTTTAGTCATGGTTTTGTGGAATATAGTGCTCATTATTCACGCATTGCCAAGCTTTTTAACGATCATGGATATAACCTCTTAAAATATGATATACGTGGTCATGGTCGATCATCAGCTCCTTTAGATTCTGTCACGTCTTACACAATCTTTGCGGATGATTTGAGCGCAATGGTTCATTGGGCAAAACAACAAGCCCCTGACCTCCCTGTTTTTGTGATGGGCTTTAGTTTAGGCGGTATGATTACAGCATTGTATTCTTTATTAAACCCTTATGAAACGCAAGGCCAAATTCTCTTAGGACCTGGTCTAAAAGGGTCTAAGAAATTCTTGAATTATACACGTGAGACACTCAGTATTCTTGATTTTTTGGACATTATGGGAACACAGGGGGATGAAGGAATTCGTCAGTTAGTCCAAATGGACTCCCCACATGTACTGAAGTCAGTACCCAGCACGTTTGCAAGACAAGCCTTCTATGCTGCTCAAGAATATATCTGGGAGAATGTTTCTTCAATCCGGATTTCTACACTGATTATTCATGGGCAAAATGATCCGATGATCAGTGTTCAAAGCAGTGAAACTTTCTATGATTCAATCGCAAGCATCGATAAAACCCTTGAAATTATTGAAGAAGGTGAACACGACCTTCTCAGAACACGCTTTTCTGAAGGTGTGATTCGCATGATATCAATTTGGTGTGACCAACGCCTCTAGATCATTGTTTTGGTTTAGTGTTTTCGATATATATTTATCTTATATCTTTTTACGATTCCCCCTATAATGTATAATTAATTCAAAAGGGGAGGACATTTTCAGTATGAATAAACTGAGAACATTATCAAAAAAATCAAAAATAATCATCGCAGTTATTGCTGTTTTTGTATTTGGAACAATCATGGTTTTCGTTTCAGTCATGAACCAATCTAATCAACCAGAGATTACGAATGTACCATCAAAACAAGAAGATAAAAGTCTTGAAATATCAAAGGATTCTAGTGATAAAGCATCACGGGAAGACACCTTAGGGGATAAAGAAGTCGAAGAAAGTACCGATGATGCCAAAGAGGGCACCCCTGATTCTGGATCAAAGAAAGACACACAAAATACTGAAGTAAAAGAAACTGGCACAAATTCTGAAAACAGTGCACCAAGTTCAAATTCGAATCAAAACACAAACACTAATAGCAGCTCCAAGAATAATGCAAGTAACAACAAAACAACCAACAACAAGAGTTCAAGCAACAGTAATTCAAGCAACACTAACTCAAGCAACAGCAATTCAAACAACAGTAATTCAAGCAATAGTAATTCAAGCAATAGTAACTCAAACAACAGCAATTCAAGCAACAGTAATTCAAACAACAGTAATTCAAACAACAGTAACTCAAGCAACAGCAACTCTAGCAACAGCAATTCAAGCAACAGTAATTCGAATAATAACACACCTTCAAATCCTAACAACAATTCAAACTCAAACACTAATACAAGTAATCAATCAAAAGATACAATCACTAAAAAAGTTGTCAAGGAGGTTGTGGAAACATACCCAGTCGAGGATTCTTATTCTGACGATCCGACACTTCGCCATGGGGCGATTCAATTTATTTCTTCTGGATCTGAAGGAAGCAAAACCGTTGAATATGAGATTACCTATACAAATGGGGTTGAAACAAGTCGCAGTGTCATAAACACTCAAACAATTCCTGCTACAAATAATGAATATAAAAAAGGCACAATGCGCTCAAGTAAAACAGAAGCACAAAATACGCTTTCTTATGTTAACGCCTTAAGAACCACAGATTTGCAATGGAGTGACGAACTCTCCCGGGCTGCTTTGATCCGTGCTGAAGAAATTGCGACATCATTCTCGCATACTAGACCGGATGGAACGCTTTTTTACACAGTTAGTCAGCAAGCTCATGGAGAGAATATCCAATACGCATCTTATGATGTTGATGCAAAAGCTGCTGTCGATACTTGGATTAACTCACCTGGCCATCTTAACAATATGAAGAATTCTTCATGGGTAAGTTATGCAGCAGCTGTCTATTACCACAATGGTAGTG
This DNA window, taken from Erysipelothrix larvae, encodes the following:
- the gcvH gene encoding glycine cleavage system protein GcvH; this translates as MGQTVKYTKTHEWVELLEDDSAKIGITDFAQGELGDIVYIELPEVGHVITRGKGICDIESVKAVSEIFAPVSGTIVEVNEALADTPELINEKPMEAWIVRVEGISDTDELLTEEAYKAL
- the gcvT gene encoding glycine cleavage system aminomethyltransferase GcvT; translation: MEAKKTPLYDVHVRNNAKMAPFAGYEMPIQYPLGIIKEHKAVREGVGLFDVSHMGEIRVRGMDAKGFLNHLITSDISKIKPGRIKYGIVCNEAGFALDDILIYCISDTEYLVVVNASNKDKDFKWMVDHQWGDVTLVDESDQTALIAVQGPHSEALMRAMTHTIPEKFYTFIETNLKDNIPCLISRTGYTGEDGFELYLSNDDAPLVWDKLEALGAVCCGLGARDTLRLEAALPLYGHELTESLTPLDAGLNRFVTLDKQPFIGQEALAQSTAKTLIGFEIEGRQIAREGANVYKDEVRVGCVTSGTYSPILEKGIGMAILDPGTNVENLFVEIRGKFIELKTVTLPFIKKGGK
- a CDS encoding ATP-binding cassette domain-containing protein, producing the protein MLWLKDIKKAYKVGDIVTVALDGITVAFRDQEFVSVLGKSGSGKTTALNIIGGLDRYDSGNLIIKGKPTKDFKDKDWDAYRNNSVGFVFQSYNLIHHLTIVDNVELGMTLSGVKGKEKKQRALDVLERVGLKDHVHKKPNQLSGGQQQRVAIARALVNDPEILLCDEPTGALDTTTSKEVMDIIRNEAKDRLVIMVTHNPDLAHTYSDRIIEFEDGKIISDSNPYDESPDSLSFKLKHTKMSFFTALKLSFNNIRTKLGRTFLTSFASSIGIIGIAVILSLSSGFQKQIDAFQTDALSEYPIIISQSAVNLSEEALRESQGNQNNGEVGDQLYVFDASESTIVHQNNFDDAFLDFVSQMSPADVSSIGYGYLMNLNVIRKATDGYQTVSLGSSASGGVGGGGLSTFPIQHNQETQSFFERSYDLLSGSFPSTYTDMVLVVDSQNRIDVSLLESLGLPSDVETMDYDDIVGLEMTWVPNDAFYEETAVGTFVPRQNLEAMSDAQGAINLRVSGIVRLQEGSAINLLSSGLVYSDELSKVILENSMDSQIVAAQMSKNTSVFTLQPLTDEEKEQTLQLIGGSNKPFMITIYPTDFQATDRISQSIDEFNRGRSQDNVIVYTNLADTITSLTRNIMDGITIVLIAFASISLVVSLIMISIITYTSVLERTKEIGILKALGARKKDITRVFDAETFILGVFSGVLGITIAYLITIPVNALIYQMAGLNNVAQLNPVYAIYLIILSTTLTVLGGHIPARMASKRDAVIALRSE
- a CDS encoding alpha/beta fold hydrolase: MNFNLQTHDGFQLFGQYSPIDNAKGTLVFSHGFVEYSAHYSRIAKLFNDHGYNLLKYDIRGHGRSSAPLDSVTSYTIFADDLSAMVHWAKQQAPDLPVFVMGFSLGGMITALYSLLNPYETQGQILLGPGLKGSKKFLNYTRETLSILDFLDIMGTQGDEGIRQLVQMDSPHVLKSVPSTFARQAFYAAQEYIWENVSSIRISTLIIHGQNDPMISVQSSETFYDSIASIDKTLEIIEEGEHDLLRTRFSEGVIRMISIWCDQRL
- a CDS encoding G5 domain-containing protein, producing MNKLRTLSKKSKIIIAVIAVFVFGTIMVFVSVMNQSNQPEITNVPSKQEDKSLEISKDSSDKASREDTLGDKEVEESTDDAKEGTPDSGSKKDTQNTEVKETGTNSENSAPSSNSNQNTNTNSSSKNNASNNKTTNNKSSSNSNSSNTNSSNSNSNNSNSSNSNSSNSNSNNSNSSNSNSNNSNSNNSNSSNSNSSNSNSSNSNSNNNTPSNPNNNSNSNTNTSNQSKDTITKKVVKEVVETYPVEDSYSDDPTLRHGAIQFISSGSEGSKTVEYEITYTNGVETSRSVINTQTIPATNNEYKKGTMRSSKTEAQNTLSYVNALRTTDLQWSDELSRAALIRAEEIATSFSHTRPDGTLFYTVSQQAHGENIQYASYDVDAKAAVDTWINSPGHLNNMKNSSWVSYAAAVYYHNGSVYWVQLFGGNW